Sequence from the Candidatus Deferrimicrobiaceae bacterium genome:
CCTCCGGATCCTCGCGCCCCCCTCCGCGGAGCACCCCCTGGGGACCGACGAACTGGGGCGGGACGTCCTCTCGCGGATGGTCCATGGGGCGAGGATCTCCATGGAGGTCGGTTTCGTGGCCACGGGGATTGCCACGGCCATCGGCCTCTTGGTGGGGCTGATCGCCGGATTCTACGGGAGGTGGGTCGATGGCGTCCTCATGCGGTTCGTCGACATGATGCTCTGTTTCCCCTCCTTTTTCCTGATCCTCGCCGTCATCGCCTTCCTCGGGCCGTCGATCATCAACATCATGGTCATCATCGGGCTCACCCACTGGATGGGAGCCGCAAGGCTCGTCCGGGCCGAGACGCTCTCGCTGAAGGAGAGGGACTTCGTGGCGGCGGCCCGGGCCCAGGGGGCCGGCAACCTGCGGATCATCTTCCGCCACATCTTCCCCAACGCGCTCGCCCCCATCCTGGTCTGGGCCACCCTGGGGGTCGCCGGTGCAATCCTCGTGGAGTCGAGCCTCTCGTTCCTGGGGATCGGCGTGCAGCCCCCCACCCCGTCCTGGGGGAACATCCTCACGGCGGGGAAGGACAACATCGAGTTTGCCTGGTGGCTCTCCGTCTACCCCGGCCTGGCCATCCTGGTCACCGTCCTCGGGTACTACCTCCTGGGCGAGGGGATCCAGGACGCCGCCGACCCGCGGCTCAAGGGGAGGTGACGGATGCCCGCGCGCACCGGCCTGCTTCGCATACGGCGCCCCGATCATCGTGCGCCCGAACGG
This genomic interval carries:
- a CDS encoding ABC transporter permease; this encodes MGAGSSSIFRDFLRRFFRNRLAVAGGVVIALLFVVAAFPSLVTDKDPKRIDILRILAPPSAEHPLGTDELGRDVLSRMVHGARISMEVGFVATGIATAIGLLVGLIAGFYGRWVDGVLMRFVDMMLCFPSFFLILAVIAFLGPSIINIMVIIGLTHWMGAARLVRAETLSLKERDFVAAARAQGAGNLRIIFRHIFPNALAPILVWATLGVAGAILVESSLSFLGIGVQPPTPSWGNILTAGKDNIEFAWWLSVYPGLAILVTVLGYYLLGEGIQDAADPRLKGR